One stretch of Roseimicrobium sp. ORNL1 DNA includes these proteins:
- a CDS encoding cupin domain-containing protein, with protein MSAATSPDIAPAPAATGEKRFAVAQLDEIPPTPCPCGQARRAFKEPWNTLASVHLTDISVDSKLHYHKKMTEIYVVLEGEGYLEADGERIPLKPMTSIMIRPGCVHRAVGNLRIINVPMPPFDPADEFEV; from the coding sequence ATGTCCGCTGCCACTTCCCCTGACATCGCCCCGGCCCCTGCGGCTACTGGTGAAAAGCGTTTCGCTGTTGCCCAACTGGATGAGATTCCGCCGACGCCGTGTCCCTGCGGTCAGGCGCGCCGGGCCTTCAAGGAGCCGTGGAATACCCTCGCCAGTGTGCACCTCACGGACATCTCGGTGGACAGCAAGCTCCACTACCACAAGAAGATGACGGAGATCTACGTCGTACTGGAGGGTGAAGGCTATCTGGAAGCGGATGGCGAGCGCATCCCGCTCAAGCCGATGACCAGCATCATGATCCGCCCCGGCTGTGTGCACCGCGCCGTGGGGAACCTGCGCATCATCAATGTGCCCATGCCACCGTTTGATCCGGCGGATGAGTTTGAGGTGTAG
- a CDS encoding ABC transporter ATP-binding protein, whose amino-acid sequence MPDVPALEVKDVHRHYHLAGHDLHVLKGISLRVEPGEKVFLCGASGSGKTTLLYILGGLEKPTEGDVYMSGQPMYAASKNTRAQMRNSGLGFVFQNYHLLPELTALENVMLPSLIKGKPTETRAKELLGRVGLGERLHHLPTELSGGEQQRVALARSLINDPPILLADEPTGNLDAATGKQIMDLLFEIVNESNKTLVVVTHDATLAERGDRKLVITKGHLEQPG is encoded by the coding sequence ATGCCTGACGTTCCCGCGCTCGAAGTGAAAGACGTGCACCGCCACTACCACCTGGCGGGGCATGACCTGCATGTGCTCAAGGGCATCTCGCTCCGGGTGGAGCCCGGCGAGAAGGTCTTCCTTTGCGGCGCCTCAGGTTCGGGGAAGACCACGCTGCTCTACATCCTCGGCGGACTGGAGAAACCGACCGAGGGAGATGTGTACATGTCCGGGCAGCCCATGTATGCGGCCAGCAAGAACACCCGGGCACAGATGCGGAACTCTGGCCTTGGCTTTGTCTTCCAAAACTACCACCTCCTCCCGGAGCTCACCGCGCTGGAGAATGTGATGCTCCCCTCTCTCATCAAGGGTAAGCCCACTGAGACCCGCGCGAAGGAATTGCTGGGCCGCGTGGGCCTCGGCGAGCGCCTGCACCACCTCCCCACGGAGCTCTCCGGCGGCGAGCAGCAGCGTGTGGCCCTGGCGCGCTCCCTGATCAATGATCCCCCCATCCTCCTCGCGGACGAACCCACGGGAAACCTCGACGCCGCCACGGGAAAGCAGATCATGGACCTGCTCTTTGAAATCGTGAACGAGTCCAACAAGACCCTCGTGGTAGTAACCCACGATGCCACCCTGGCCGAACGCGGCGACCGGAAGCTGGTGATCACGAAAGGACACCTGGAGCAGCCCGGCTGA
- the ilvE gene encoding branched-chain-amino-acid transaminase — MAKPLLIYLDGKLVPETEAKISVFDHGLLYGDGVFEGIRFYNGRVFRLTEHLNRLYESSKSILLTVPLSFEEMEKATLDTIAANGLRDGYIRLVITRGVGPLGLNPYQCPKASVFIIASSISLYPQEKYDCGLTMVTCATRRPTVAALSPQVKSLNYLNNVMAKIEAIQGGGEEGVMLNEQGYVAECTGDNLFLVKRGEVFTPPISAGGLDGITRRAAMDMLKEMGVTIHEVNMTRHDIFTADECFLTGTAAEVIAAVALDRRLIGDGKPGPLTQKLVAKFKALVNSTGTPVTYPV; from the coding sequence ATGGCCAAGCCCCTTCTCATCTATCTCGATGGCAAACTCGTTCCGGAAACGGAGGCGAAGATCAGTGTGTTCGATCACGGTCTGCTTTATGGCGACGGGGTATTTGAAGGCATCCGCTTCTACAATGGCCGCGTGTTCCGCCTCACGGAGCACCTCAATCGCCTGTACGAGTCCTCCAAGTCCATCCTGTTGACCGTGCCCCTCTCCTTCGAGGAGATGGAAAAAGCCACGCTGGACACCATCGCCGCCAACGGCCTGCGCGACGGCTACATCCGCCTGGTGATCACCCGCGGCGTGGGCCCTCTCGGCCTGAATCCCTACCAGTGCCCGAAGGCCAGCGTCTTCATCATCGCCAGCAGCATCTCCCTGTACCCGCAGGAGAAATATGACTGCGGCCTCACCATGGTGACCTGCGCCACCCGCCGCCCCACGGTGGCCGCGCTCAGCCCCCAGGTGAAATCGCTCAACTACCTGAACAACGTCATGGCCAAGATCGAAGCCATCCAGGGTGGCGGCGAAGAAGGTGTGATGCTCAATGAGCAGGGCTATGTGGCCGAGTGCACCGGCGACAACCTTTTCCTCGTGAAGCGCGGTGAAGTCTTCACCCCGCCCATCTCCGCCGGCGGCCTGGACGGCATCACCCGTCGCGCAGCCATGGACATGCTGAAGGAAATGGGCGTGACCATCCACGAGGTGAACATGACCCGTCACGACATCTTCACCGCAGACGAATGCTTCCTCACCGGCACCGCCGCTGAAGTCATCGCCGCCGTGGCACTCGACCGCCGTCTCATCGGCGATGGCAAGCCCGGCCCGCTCACGCAGAAGCTCGTGGCGAAGTTTAAGGCGCTGGTAAACTCCACCGGCACTCCGGTGACGTATCCAGTATGA
- a CDS encoding UvrB/UvrC motif-containing protein, translated as MCDNEATVFLTQIVDGKMTKANLCEKCSKEKGVTDPAGFQLADFLLGTGQQKKTRAASVEDDTLACPACGFTRAHLKKIGRMGCPECYHTFADDLENMLRAMHKGTRHVGKIPGKQPAFASSAPAREEIGRPAPAPGAAVAPLPPAPKPVNPKKRMADLKAQIERAVAEERFEDAARLRDEIRALESETQA; from the coding sequence ATGTGTGACAACGAAGCCACCGTCTTCCTGACCCAGATTGTGGACGGGAAGATGACGAAGGCGAACCTCTGCGAGAAATGCTCGAAGGAGAAGGGGGTCACCGATCCCGCGGGCTTCCAGCTCGCAGACTTCCTGCTTGGCACCGGTCAGCAGAAGAAGACGCGTGCCGCCTCCGTGGAGGACGACACCCTGGCCTGCCCCGCCTGCGGATTCACCCGCGCGCATCTCAAGAAGATTGGCCGTATGGGCTGCCCCGAGTGCTACCACACCTTTGCCGACGATCTGGAGAACATGCTGCGTGCCATGCACAAGGGCACCCGCCACGTGGGCAAGATACCGGGCAAGCAGCCGGCCTTCGCCTCTTCCGCACCCGCGCGTGAAGAGATTGGCAGGCCTGCACCCGCTCCGGGCGCTGCGGTAGCCCCGCTTCCTCCCGCACCCAAGCCGGTGAATCCCAAAAAACGCATGGCCGACCTGAAAGCTCAAATCGAGCGGGCAGTCGCCGAAGAGCGCTTCGAAGATGCCGCCAGATTGCGGGATGAAATCCGCGCACTGGAGAGCGAAACCCAGGCCTGA
- a CDS encoding RNA-binding protein, with protein sequence MNLYVSNLSYNLTDNELRETFERYGAVSHARIILDRETGRSRGFAFVEMPNDEEARAAINGLNNADLGGRPLKVVEARPREDRPYTPRPGGGGGGGGGGGGGGYKGGGGGGGGGGGYKGGGGGGGGYKGGGGGGGGFRDKDKRGSWDRGKRDGGFGGDDGGW encoded by the coding sequence ATGAACCTCTACGTCAGTAACCTCAGCTACAACCTGACCGACAACGAACTGCGCGAAACTTTTGAGCGGTATGGTGCCGTCTCGCATGCGCGGATTATCCTCGATCGTGAAACCGGGCGCTCCCGTGGATTCGCCTTCGTCGAAATGCCCAATGATGAAGAAGCCCGTGCGGCCATCAATGGCCTCAACAACGCCGACCTCGGCGGCCGCCCACTCAAGGTAGTGGAAGCCCGTCCTCGTGAAGATCGTCCCTACACTCCCCGTCCTGGCGGTGGTGGTGGCGGCGGCGGCGGTGGTGGTGGCGGCGGTTACAAAGGCGGTGGTGGTGGTGGTGGCGGCGGCGGCGGCTACAAAGGTGGCGGCGGCGGTGGCGGCGGCTACAAGGGTGGCGGCGGTGGCGGCGGCGGTTTCCGCGACAAGGACAAGCGCGGCAGCTGGGATCGCGGCAAGCGCGATGGCGGCTTCGGCGGCGACGATGGCGGCTGGTAA
- a CDS encoding serine hydrolase domain-containing protein — translation MASTDTDIGHLRQALADAFEANFRERGEIGASVSVFIEGEEVVHLSEGYTTRERIEPWTGDTMVPVWSATKGAAAVTCLVALEEAGMALEAKVKDIWPEFAGGGKQEVTLRQLLSHTAGLSVLDEVVPIHDYAAVIAAIEKQPPLFPPGTQQGYHARTFGFLLDELVRRLTGASSLGAYFHERFREPMGIDFWIGLPEELMSRVATLYPGKLRADMGKDPFFKAFNTRGSVTARTFTSPTGLGAVQEMNRHEALAPGYASMGGVGSARGLASFYAMLADGGVWKGTRYVSDAVLALLETTISQQEDAVLHAPMAFAAGVMKDAVSEAGEKLRHIYGAGRRAFGHPGAGGSLAFADPERKLSFAYVMNQMELGALPGEKTLSLVAALN, via the coding sequence ATGGCATCCACGGACACGGACATCGGGCACCTTCGGCAGGCACTGGCCGACGCATTTGAGGCAAACTTCCGGGAGCGCGGCGAGATCGGTGCTTCCGTGTCGGTCTTCATTGAAGGCGAGGAAGTCGTGCACCTGTCTGAAGGCTATACCACGCGCGAGCGCATTGAGCCATGGACAGGGGATACCATGGTCCCCGTGTGGAGCGCAACGAAGGGGGCTGCCGCGGTCACTTGTCTCGTGGCCTTGGAGGAGGCGGGGATGGCACTGGAAGCGAAGGTCAAAGACATCTGGCCTGAGTTCGCAGGGGGAGGGAAGCAGGAGGTGACCCTGCGCCAGTTGCTCTCGCACACCGCAGGACTCTCCGTGCTGGATGAGGTGGTCCCCATTCACGACTACGCCGCGGTCATTGCGGCGATTGAAAAGCAGCCGCCCCTGTTCCCTCCCGGCACGCAGCAGGGGTATCATGCGCGCACCTTTGGATTTCTGCTGGATGAACTGGTGCGCCGGCTCACCGGCGCCAGCTCACTGGGTGCTTATTTCCACGAACGATTCCGGGAACCCATGGGCATCGATTTCTGGATCGGACTTCCCGAGGAACTGATGTCGCGCGTGGCCACGCTCTATCCCGGAAAGCTGAGGGCGGACATGGGGAAGGATCCGTTCTTCAAGGCATTCAATACGCGCGGGTCCGTCACGGCTCGTACCTTCACCTCACCTACCGGACTTGGCGCGGTGCAGGAGATGAATCGCCATGAGGCCCTCGCGCCCGGGTATGCGAGCATGGGTGGCGTGGGTTCGGCACGCGGGCTGGCTTCCTTCTACGCCATGCTGGCAGATGGGGGAGTCTGGAAGGGCACGCGATATGTGAGCGATGCCGTGCTGGCCCTGCTGGAGACCACGATTTCCCAGCAGGAAGATGCCGTGCTGCATGCGCCCATGGCCTTCGCCGCAGGTGTGATGAAGGACGCCGTTAGTGAAGCGGGAGAAAAGCTCCGCCATATCTATGGTGCGGGTCGCAGGGCCTTTGGTCATCCCGGTGCCGGTGGCAGCCTCGCGTTTGCGGATCCGGAGAGGAAGCTGTCGTTCGCGTATGTGATGAACCAGATGGAACTGGGCGCACTGCCGGGTGAAAAGACGCTGTCGCTGGTGGCGGCGTTGAATTAG
- a CDS encoding tetratricopeptide repeat protein yields the protein MNPHDRSILAAQGYLELGMYSEVWRELNSLPAEMLSRGDVMEIFVLSLMGEKRWDDALALARRLREKQPTEAGGFIHEAYCLHELGRTKEALDLLTHGPPSLQERAVFFYNVGCYHARLGDFTSALVMLERSFEMDSTLKKSARRDPDLVDVKDLL from the coding sequence ATGAATCCCCATGACCGCAGCATCCTCGCCGCGCAGGGATACCTTGAGCTCGGCATGTATTCGGAAGTGTGGCGCGAGCTGAACTCGCTCCCTGCCGAAATGCTCTCCCGTGGCGACGTGATGGAGATTTTTGTCCTCAGTCTCATGGGTGAAAAGCGCTGGGATGATGCCCTGGCCCTGGCCCGCCGCCTGCGGGAGAAGCAACCCACCGAGGCCGGAGGGTTCATTCACGAGGCGTACTGCCTGCATGAGCTGGGCCGTACGAAGGAGGCGCTGGACCTCCTCACTCATGGCCCGCCCTCGCTGCAGGAGCGCGCGGTCTTCTTTTACAACGTCGGGTGCTACCACGCGCGGCTGGGTGATTTCACCAGTGCGCTGGTGATGTTGGAGCGCTCCTTTGAAATGGACTCCACCCTGAAAAAGTCCGCGCGCCGTGACCCGGATCTGGTGGATGTGAAGGACCTGCTGTAG